TGCAAATGGATGTGAAAGGAGAATGAATGTGTGAAAATATGTGTAAGTGAAAGGAAAATGGATGCAtgtgagagggccagaatgaGTTATGGCTTGTACAGGCCCTCATAATTTATCTTTCAACTAGTCTTCTTTTCTTAATAGTATCACTGTGTTTACAACCGCTCTCACACTGACGTCTGCTCTTAATCTACATTTAAGGACGGGGTTGGGGGAATTCTGAGATGGATGAATTTCAAAAAatttccaacaaaaaaaaaggtgcacCTCCACACTCTCCTAATTGTGTATCTCTGCTGTTGTGGACAGAGACGCACACAGGAGCACAGAGATAAATCCAAGACAGATGGAAACACTGATTTGGACCAAAACAACTAAAACACACTCGGCACAGCCTCGAAACCCTGACGCCTCTTCACCAAAGCCACAACATTCATTAGTGATATTTAGATTCAGGCGTATGCTGTGGAATAACGCTGCATCTGCCCCACACATATCATGGCTGTTGGATGCAAACATCGCCTCGCACCTGTCTGGTAAAGGTGTGCAGGGGGACCACGCGTGGTTTCTATCTCTACTGTAtgcttgaatatatatatatacatatatacatatatatatatgtatatatatatatacggaagATGGAAGATGGCTGCACCCTGTAAATTCAAACATTGAAGGACACTTTTGTCTCCTTGTAAAAGTGACCTCCTGTAAGTGGACCAGATCCACTCCAGCTAACTAGAAATGTGGAGATAAGatatggtggtggggggggggtgctgctgcGAGAGATCCCTGTGGGATTTACTCCACGATGGATTACACCGTTAAGACGAGGATCCTTCCCATGACTCACTTCAACGCAGCTGCACCCCCCCGCCGCCCGAATACAATGTCTCAGAATCTGCAATGTGTCTTTCATTCAGGTCTTTCAGTCACGGTTCCCTTTGCTAGTTTCTGTGATTAGCAAAGAAAATCCCCTTGGTAGAAAAGCTGTTAGCCCTCCTGCACAGCGAAACTGAAAACGCCAGGCCAGCATTTAACCCCTTCTCTTCATGCTAGCtagcatggagagagagagagagagagagagggagagagggggagggagggaggtgtgtGAACAATGCAGGGGAGGACGACGGAAAACCGACAGATgcagggtgggggggtggggggtttgagGGAAGTGAGGTGTAAATGAGGCCTGTATGAGGGCTGATGACAATTAGCATTTAGCTGGCACATTGACACCCGCTTGAAAACCGTTCCATCATGTCCCTTTTTTTCCCTGTGCCTCTCCACAAGTTAGATCTGTTCCTTGGACGAAAGCCCTGTCAGAGGTCTCAATCTATGGACCATTCAAATGTATGTGACTCAGTACACTGTGCAGTTTAAGAGTGTATGACTGTATACATCCACCTTAAACATGATTCATAACGTTCATGTTCAGACTGAACAGTGAGCAACGGGGCATACGAGGAGACGTCTGAGTATGTCAGGACTACGATGATgtgacaccgtgtgtgtgtgtgtgtgtgtgtgtgtgtgtgtgtgtgtgtgtgtgtgtgtgtgtgtgtgtgtgtgtgtgtgtgtgtgtgtgtgtgcgtgtgtggtctcAGTCCATGAGTCCGGCGGTCAGACCTGGGTGCTGTAGGGGCGCGGGGGAGGAGGGAACATGTCCGTGGGGCTGTAGTAACTCAGAGGGGCGGGGCATTGTGGGTTGCCCGACAGGGGGAGAGCAACAGACGGGTTCTCGTAATAGGTGTGGAAGCCCAGCCGCTCCCCTCCGTTGCGCATGTCATCCGTGAGGCCGGGGCGGAGGTAGCGCGGCGAGCATGTGGGACAGTAGCTGGAGGCGGGCCCCGTGTCCAGCTGACCCAGGGAGACGGGGGTGACGGCCGCGCCGTCCATTGCCAGGGCGCTGCACGCGTTGCAGGCGAAATGAGAGTGGGCGTCCCCCCCCACCACGGAGCCGACGTCCACCTCGGAATCATTCTTCTTGCAGCAGTAATACTGGCAGGGCAGGGGAACgcaaaagacagagaagaagaagaa
The DNA window shown above is from Lampris incognitus isolate fLamInc1 chromosome 16, fLamInc1.hap2, whole genome shotgun sequence and carries:
- the LOC130126854 gene encoding protein FAM163A-like, whose translation is MSAGTVVITGGILAGVILLCIIAVLCYCRLQYYCCKKNDSEVDVGSVVGGDAHSHFACNACSALAMDGAAVTPVSLGQLDTGPASSYCPTCSPRYLRPGLTDDMRNGGERLGFHTYYENPSVALPLSGNPQCPAPLSYYSPTDMFPPPPRPYSTQV